One window of the Cardiocondyla obscurior isolate alpha-2009 linkage group LG05, Cobs3.1, whole genome shotgun sequence genome contains the following:
- the LOC139102572 gene encoding protein PF3D7_1417600-like isoform X1, which yields MLDFNNYHLKKWLHGDKARRHRLLIKLKNDVQRISLDKETMRMGLIQLTIKPYVTLSRLSVCRNGKNLLRSYSIDRNCILSDNDEMKKRNPDDDKGKRKSKNSEDISQQCDGQIANTPIKTASISTTNVNKVCQSKIRKRNLSKTLADTSQNKSTNKDSTASSSANCENNYSISPEKYQKKERKLKEILSTVKTELTNTLQECRIGKNESNICSSRNINSELNSKARFDNIADECQDESILMKETDVNLELINHNPPLYQTYATKNDVKMNSKKITRKRTSSERSLDKYVSTTQKQKKIKSIHEETSNNNSKTFNNETHSDNKLSSTKQINRKSIEQEVRETDSIRLRKKKNKIKLNNLIKNKRAKLHKYFRGTNGPNTSESEEEREILFNHLKRKAQESDYLYKATRNNITNILKLKKVSKHDTSTGNLSKDTKSSASLKLKSGKSRDSGSAKKCSNNNSVTDEETEDEASKYDKSIDNLHISNCRNSDDSCDSTACTEKCFSMFDKVTDDNTESAASIYEQDTSAIGETTNIEISNKINSANLNDSSDHIEKCYVVNDAMTESDEKSIPSTRDTSPNNSPTTIENASSNVKSEYSCDSTASTAKCNSHDATDKDVKDRTLSSKNVHINKSQNNDQEKTTNVAPRETKADSCDSTTSTEESIAVQDVRNEIAHMKKCNTMHNVAMENTKDKESIYIPDALPNNLQTNIENTISREIKSNCSCDSTVSLENKKDEDKESLGKFNNSQESANSVTLISVNVDDSNDSTCMKEKYIVRNDKIENRTSSYKCDTESNNSQENIKDHKVAEKEQHTENSSLIASTKNNTSNAKSNNDIPFATEIDFEKDKSENINLNSNAESKIDGIYAEPNELNTQVSLENRQENQEVRNSNSSDLARCEDAQNHVTSVLKLPIVHTHDSTLSNINEKNDCELQNDENLLLTCNNNIIKDGRPIEQLSVITSTSETISSEKNYVLSVQATDLSTSLNTSNDSGDDHLSDDEDDIEIQIQIKPKQKNKQTSRKISLKAPWSAVNTCIKNLNTLKKDPGLFNKFFKISDDISEKSPSKTSLENNTSVNNNQILTTETENCDITCDSSPISKDNEDDSQQQQNFPNYSTLSENKNTIDSDKKETNKCMQSIIITENNLESNKLIYDMPDLEPLEATEINDKQEINKEQESLNNTTLEEAKSIAGCKEKENQRVSSTEQEDIQMKKIGNSAELVKTACNTSNVKEQLQTSDNATTDSSKLRSQSHLEINYRYTTNIKSTNFSTPAVSENAFSMFHQSASPQSTFESLPQSTLPQSMHPQVSFQLMSQQSRPQLSAPVVSFQIVSSPVVPFQIVSSPVVPVQVVPSPMVPVQTVPVQIIPSQVKPQVKSQVKPQVKLPNVNTLDLDKPPPLHNANVNADRHNNISLKTSVEINNQNNDYEILIHKSLKDIFINIAFFRKLIQENPLYYSIYFVPNMDKARKEITNSLNNLMIWLNMNIVDVISYINRFKIPESIAITQRELEIYYQITEQHLHYYFSPNMEKCNLASQYRKIIENDPNKSLPNVNTQSAPKPAPKKTKTAKASNINQQQLFNSSVNSSHLYPKQPMPNVQRYTSFIPSQNTNLQQVAGNVNNSIQGQYIPSTNVSNVNAQHKLTNNNVPSLTNMSRISYQNNRNSTNTTMQNVRQDVNVIQRQANSNQQVFLEKPVCSCVTYLNKTKHTFVPQSQCNVQTQYDQNIPPNQNLQIPQQRLTKQHSEFYKNVPTSSNTNNLLQRTEDIKSQVEDRTQQKASYTNMQDSYNKISNPCNESQNTYNNAKSLPLPESSMLQNTTSLQEANKVSKSISKTNSAPTLDISFLTDLQKVMLHDQVRYLLSFGVRIYSSEWNESIQQLYSDRSKLIGLFYYLNSYLKKIRENDTEQNNNTVKSNTSEKCTENDSQNDISQNKSVSQKNAMQMSVDETVKIQSNRDNKNTLSDKNLQTQSRKKSVDSNISENSKFATIKSYLKTQNKKLSLTQKFPDLTRKLAENTEQQMQNDDNLKKTSQESILVDTKKPESNETLLLEHSKTLKESLEMLLMQNSKVKNNVKIDKSLRATSLYGEKVSEVHSCPQSPLNLSHDVLMKETEYQFEITKDAVNEKSNNVKTKSTHDTSNVTILNSNKENMTQFSRNIINQNKEIHNTSSEVSSENLQNKMSNNANNSDEVLSQLNVLLDLVSSLNNTEQSILQKEECTSSKISQVHIENEKCTEILFNSSKSPQQISTNEENTNANEEISDEMSDCSEKLYIDENVEEEQKDDQCDEASFSKDDDFYTLHRVDSPWPLDKIKYNPSEVMPIFLLKNPIDNISQDIVDKTQNAATFNEELSEEKPRESTFKFEDEWNTEENMKQVESTKENNEKIKTEEEEESEEEVSFKLQLSEDELNTEESSMYIQRSIVIKEETIIDTHDSIQSEDELNAEENATQLSNLELPKNIEEQNAIDTHSNIRTIHEQLKHVSEQKPGKSQTYSLNFGEKDNAAEEIMLYQQSNDICDNNMECISVKSEDSEITPIPSIINIKSILPSSFEEIGMSKGFENDIELNEKNEKLLDINESLGNLDDVDDSLCLRCKRKSTVLCTCLKAHYCSKRCSYLHWITKHYKECKGDLITCIDL from the exons ATgcttgattttaataattaccatTTAAAAAAGTGGCTCCATGGAGACAAGGCTCGTCGTCACAGATTGCTCATTAAG CTAAAAAATGACGTGCAGAGGATATCGTTGGACAAGGAGACAATGCGAATGGGACTGATTCAATTAACGATTAAGCCATATGTGACTCTTAGCAGGCTATCAGTTTGCCGCAATGG AAAAAACTTGTTGCGATCGTACAGTATTGATCGAAATTGCATTTTGTCTGATAACgacgaaatgaaaaaaagaaatccagATGATGACAAAGGAAAGCGGAAATCCAAGAATTCGGAAGATATTTCTCAACAGTGCGACGGACAAATTGCAAACACTCCAATTAAAACTGCATCAATTAGTACAACGAATGTTAATAAGGTTTGTCAAAGTAAGATCCGAAAACGTAATTTATCTAAAACGTTAGCTGACACTTCACAAAACAAATCAACAAACAAAGATTCGACAGCATCATCATCAGCgaattgtgaaaataattactctATTTCTCcagaaaaatatcaaaagaaagaaagaaaattaaaggagATTTTGTCCACCGTGAAAACCGAATTAACAAATACGTTACAAGAATGTCGAATAGGAAAAAATGAAAGCAATATTTGTTCATCAAGAAACATAAATTcagaattaaattcaaaagcAAGATTCGACAATATAGCAGATGAGTGTCAAGATGAGTCCATTTTAATGAAAGAGACTGAtgttaatttagaattaattaaccaTAATCCACCGTTATATCAAACATATGCAACGAAAAATGATGTCAAAATGAATTCTAAGAAGATTACTAGAAAAAGAACAAGTTCTGAAAGAAGTTTAGATAAATATGTATCGACGAcacaaaaacaaaagaaaattaaaagtatacaCGAAGAAACGTCGAACAATAATTCtaaaacgtttaataatgaaacacattccgataataaattaagttcCACAAAGCAAATAAATCGGAAATCTATTGAACAGGAAGTAAGAGAAACGGACAGTATTAgattgcggaaaaaaaagaacaaaattaaactCAATAAcctgattaaaaataaacgggcAAAactgcataaatattttagaggCACTAACGGCCCTAACACAAGCGAGAGTGAAGAGGAACGAGAAATCTTGTTTAATCatttaaagagaaaagcgCAAGAATCTGATTATTTGTATAAAGCTacaagaaataatattacaaatattttaaaactaaagaAAGTATCAAAACATGATACATCAACTGGTAATTTATCGAAAGATACAAAGAGTTCAGCAtcacttaaattaaaatccggTAAGTCACGCGACTCCGGCTCCGCTAAAAAATGTTCTAACAACAATTCTGTAACAGATGAGGAGACGGAAGATGAAGCATCGAAATATGATAAGTCTATTGATAATTTGCATATAAGTAATTGTAGAAACTCCGACGATTCGTGCGATTCCACTGCATGCACTGAAAAGTGTTTCTCTATGTTTGACAAAGTAACAGATGATAATACAGAAAGCGCAGCATCAATTTACGAACAGGACACATCAGCTATTGGAGAAACtacaaatattgaaatatcgaataaaattaattctgcaaACTTAAACGATTCCTCTGATCACATCGAAAAGTGTTATGTTGTAAATGATGCTATGACCGAAAGTGATGAAAAATCGATACCATCCACACGTGATACCTCACCTAATAATTCGCCTACAACTATAGAAAACGCATCGTCTAACGTAAAATCCGAATATTCATGTGACTCCACCGCAAGTACTGCAAAATGTAATAGCCATGATGCAACAGACAAAGATGTTAAGGATAGAACCTTGTCAAGCAAAAACGTccatattaataaatcacaGAATAATGACCAGGAAAAAACCACAAACGTGGCACCGCGTGAAACAAAAGCCGACTCATGTGATTCCACCACAAGTACGGAAGAATCTATCGCTGTACAAGATGTTAGGAATGAAATTGCACACAtgaaaaaatgtaatactaTGCATAATGTTGCAATGGAAAATACAAAAGATAAAGAATCGATATATATACCTGACGCCTTACCtaataatttgcaaacaaatatagaaaatacAATATCACGTGAAATTAAGTCTAATTGTTCATGTGATTCCACTGTAAGCTTGGAAAACAAAAAGGACGAAGATAAAGAATCGTtaggtaaatttaataattcgcaaGAAAGTGCAAACAGCGTCACATTAATCAGTGTAAATGTCGATGATTCGAATGACTCAACATGTATGAAAGAAAAGTATATCGtaagaaatgataaaatagaaaatagaacATCAAGTTATAAATGTGATACGGAATCTAATAATTCACAGGAAAATATAAAGGATCACAAAGTCGCGGAAAAAGAACAACATACAGAAAATTCTTCATTAATTGCTAGCACAAAGAATAATACAAGTAATGCAAAATCTAACAACGACATACCGTTCGCTACTGAAatagattttgaaaaagataagagtgagaatataaatttgaattcaAATGCAGAAAGTAAAATAGATGGTATTTATGCAGAACCGAATGAACTAAATACCCAAGTTTCTCTTGAAAATCGACAAGAAAATCAAGAAGTGCGGAATAGTAATAGTAGTGATTTAGCGCGATGTGAAGATGCGCAAAATCATGTAACGTCTGTTTTAAAGTTGCCAATCGTACATACACATGATTCAACATTAAgcaatattaatgaaaaaaatgattGTGAGCTACAAAAtgatgaaaatttattattaacatgtaataataacattataaaaGATGGAAGGCCAATTGAACAACTTTCAGTAATAACATCGACATCAGAAACAATTTCTTCGGAAAAAAACTATGTACTTTCCGTACAAGCAACAGATTTGTCTACATCTTTAAATACCTCAAACGATAGTGGCGACGATCACTTATCAGATGACGAGGATGATATTGAAatacaaatacaaataaaacctaaacaaaaaaataagcaaACGTCACGGAAGATTTCACTGAAAGCACCTTGGTCCGCGGTAAATACGTGCATCAAGAATTTAAACACACTTAAAAAAGATCCAggtctttttaataaattttttaaaataagtgATGATATATCTGAAAAATCTCCAAGTAAAACAAGCCTGGAAAATAATACATCggtaaataataatcaaattcTTACTACTGAGACTGAAAATTGTGATATTACATGCGATTCTAGTCCTATTTCTAAAGATAACGAAGATGATTCTCAACAACAGcaaaattttccaaattacTCAACTttaagtgaaaataaaaacacgaTAGACagtgataaaaaagaaacaaataaatgtATGCAATCGATCATAATAACTGAAAACAATCTTGAATCAAATAAACTTATATATGATATGCCTGATTTGGAACCACTAGAAGCGACTGAAATAAATGACAAGCAAGAAATTAACAAAGAGCAAGAATCTCTAAATAATACAACTTTAGAAGAAGCTAAAAGTATTGCGGGatgtaaagagaaagagaatcaACGCGTATCGTCTACCGAGCAGGAGGATAtacaaatgaaaaaaattggaaacaGTGCAGAGTTAGTTAAAACCGCGTGCAATACGTCTAATGTAAAAGAACAATTGCAAACATCTGATAATGCGACAACAGATTCTTCTAAATTACGATCACAATCTCatcttgaaattaattatcgatataCCACGAATATAAAATCCACGAATTTCAGCACACCAGCTGTGTCAGAAAATGCATTCTCAATGTTCCATCAGTCTGCATCTCCACAATCAACTTTTGAATCACTACCTCAATCAACACTTCCTCAATCGATGCATCCTCAAGTATCTTTTCAATTAATGTCTCAACAATCACGTCCTCAATTATCTGCTCCAGTAGTATCTTTTCAAATAGTATCCTCTCCAGTAGTACCTTTTCAAATAGTATCCTCTCCAGTCGTACCTGTTCAAGTAGTACCATCTCCAATGGTACCTGTTCAAACAGTTCCTGTGCAAATAATACCTTCTCAAGTAAAACCTCAAGTAAAATCTCAAGTAAAACCTCAAGTAAAACTTCCTAATGTTAATACTTTAGATTTGGATAAACCACCACCACTACATAATGCTAATGTTAATGCTGATAGACATAACAATATCTCACTTAAAACATcggttgaaattaataatcaaaataatgattatgaaattttaatacacaaATCACTGAAAgatatattcattaatattgcattttttcGCAAACTAATTCAAGAAAATCCTCTTTACTACTCCATATATTTCGTACCAAATATGGATAAAGctagaaaagaaataacaaacAGTTTAAATAACTTGATGATATGGTTGAATATGAACATTGTCGACGTTATATCTTACATCAATAGATTTAAAATTCCTGAAAGTATAGCGATAACGCAAAGAGAATTAGAAATCTATTATCAGATCACCGAACaacatttacattattatttctcacCGAATATGGAAAAATGTAATCTCGCATCGCAATATCGGAAGATTATCGAAAATGATCCAAATAAATCATTACCAAATGTTAACACACAATCAGCTCCAAAACCAGCTccgaaaaaaacaaaaacggcAAAAGCCTCAAATATTAATCAGCAGCAATTATTTAACAGTTCGGTTAATTCTTCACATTTGTACCCAAAACAGCCTATGCCAAACGTTCAACGATATACATCATTTATACCATCGCAAAATACTAATTTGCAACAAGTCGCCGGAAATGTGAATAATTCGATACAAGGCCAGTATATACCATCGACAAATGTATCAAATGTAAACGCTCAACACAAGCTTACAAACAATAACGTTCCATCGTTAACGAATATGTCACGGATATCATATCAAAATAATAGGAACTCAACCAATACAACGATGCAAAATGTTAGACAGGATGTAAATGTGATTCAGCGGCAAGCAAACTCCAATCAGCAAGTATTTTTGGAAAAACCAGTATGCTCTTGTgttacttatttaaataaaaccaaACATACTTTTGTGCCTCAATCGCAGTGTAATGTACAAACGCAATATGATCAAAATATCCCACCAAATCAAAATCTGCAAATACCGCAGCAGAGATTAACGAAGCAGCActcagaattttacaaaaatgtaccTACATCGAGTAATACTAATAACTTACTACAAAGGACAGAGGATATTAAATCGCAAGTTGAAGATCGTACGCAACAGAAGGCATCGTATACTAACATGCAAGATTCATATAACAAAATTTCGAATCCATGTAACGAGTcacaaaatacatataataatgcaaaatctCTTCCATTACCAGAATCGAGTATGTTACAAAATACGACATCATTACAAGAAGCAAATAAAGTATCAAAATCCATTTCAAAAACAAATTCCGCCCCCACATTAGATATATCTTTTTTGACGGATCTTCAGAAAGTGATGTTGCACGATCAAGTAAGgtatcttctttctttcggtGTGAGAATATATTCGTCAGAGTGGAACGAAAGCATTCAACAACTGTATTCCGACAGAAGTAAATTAATTggtttgttttattatttaaatagttacctaaaaaaaataagagaaaatgATACAGAACAAAACAATAACACAGTAAAATCGAATACTTCTGAGAAATGTACCGAAAACGATTCACAAAACGATATCTCACAAAACAAATCAGTGTCACAAAAGAATGCAATGCAAATGTCTGTAGACGAAACTGTAAAGATTCAATCTAATCgagataataaaaacactttGTCTGATAAAAACTTACAAACACAATCTCGTAAGAAAAGTGTTGATTCGAATATTTCGGAAAACTCTAAATTTGCGACGATAAAGAGTTATTTAAAAACGCAGAATAAAAAGTTATCCTTAACACAGAAGTTTCCGGATCTTACAAGGAAACTTGCAGAAAATACGGAACAACAGATGCAGAATGACGATAACTTAAAGAAAACATCCCAGGAAAGTATATTGGTTGATACGAAAAAGCCTGAGAGTAATGAAACGTTGTTACTAGAACATTCAAAGACATTAAAAGAGAGTTTAGAAATGTTGCTTATGCAAAActcaaaagtaaaaaataacgtaaaaattgaCAAATCACTGAGAGCAACAAGTTTATATGGCGAGAAAGTTTCAGAAGTGCATTCTTGTCCGCAAAGTCCATTAAACTTATCACACGATGTATTAATGAAGGAAACAGAGTATCAATTTGAAATTACAAAGGATGCTGTAAACGAAAAATCTAATAACGTGAAAACCAAAAGCACACACGATACTTCTAACGTAACAATATTGAATAGTAACAAAGAAAACATGACACAATTTTcacgtaatataataaatcaaaataaagaaatacataATACCAGTAGTGAAGTATCCAgcgaaaatttacaaaataaaatgtctaaTAATGCCAACAATAGTGACGAAGTATTAAGTCAATTAAATGTATTGCTCGATTTAGTTTCCAGTTTAAACAATACAGAGCAATCGATATTGCAGAAAGAAGAATGTACATCTTCGAAAATATCGCAGGTACACATTGAAAATGAAAAGTGtaccgaaatattatttaattcttcaaaATCGCCACAACAAATATCTACAAACGAAGAAAACACCAATGCTAACGAAGAAATATCTGACGAAATGTCCGATTGTTCcgagaaattatatattgacGAAAATGTGGAGGAGGAGCAGAAAGACGATCAGTGTGATGAAGCATCGTTTTCTAAAGATGACGATTTTTATACGTTGCACCGCGTTGATTCACCATGGCCGCttgataagataaaatataatcctTCAGAAGTAATGCcaatatttcttttgaaaaatcCAATAGATAATATATCTCAAGATATTGTAGATAAAACGCAAAACGCAGCGACATTTAACGAAGAATTATCAGAAGAGAAACCGCGAGAATCAACATTTAAGTTTGAAGATGAATGGAATACGGaagaaaatatgaaacaaGTTGAaagtacaaaagaaaataacgagaaaataaaaacagaggaagaggaggagtcCGAGGAGGAAGTGtcgtttaaattacaattgtcCGAAGATGAATTAAATACAGAAGAGAGCTCGATGTATATACAACGTTCTATAGTTATAAAAGAGGAAACGATAATAGATACTCACGATAGTATTCAATCAGAAGATGAATTAAATGCGGAAGAAAACGCTACACAGTTGTCGAATCTAGAACTTCCTAAAAATATAGAAGAGCAAAATGCAATAGACACCCACAGTAATATTAGAACGATTCATGAACAGCTTAAACATGTATCTGAACAGAAACCTGGAAAATCGCAAACTTATTCCCTTAATTTCGGTGAGAAAGATAATGCCGCAGAAGAAATTATGTTATATCAGCAATCAAATGATATTTGTGATAATAATATGGAATGTATTTCTGTGAAAAGTGAAGATTCCGAAATTACACCTATACCAAGTATTATAAACATTAAGAGTATATTGCCATCATCATTTGAGGAGATAGGGATGAGTAAAGGTTTTGAAAATGACATAGAATTGAATGAAAAGAATGAAAAGTTATTGGATATAAATGAAAGTTTGGGAAATCTGGATGATGTAGATGATAGCCTTTGTTTACGCTGCAAACGCAAAAGCACAGTTTTATGCACTTGCTTAAAAGCTCATTATTGCTCTAAACGTTGCTCATATTTGCATTGGATTACGAAACATTATAAAGAATGCAAGGGCGATTTGATTACGTGTATTGATTTATAG